The genomic region CTAGTCAAGTATTCTGTTCTTCTGACTTAAAGTTATCAATTCTGATCAAGTATCCTGTTCttctgatataaaaatatcaattctgATCAAGTATCCTGTTCttctgatataaaaatattagttccGATCGATTATCCTGTTCTTCTGACCTATGAATATAAGTTCTGATCAAGTATCCAGTATTTCTGGCATAAAAACATCATTTCTGATCAAGTATCCTGCATTTCTGACCTAGAAACATCAATCCTGATCAATTATCCTTCTCTCCTGGCCTAGAAATATCAATTCTAATCGAGTATCCTGTGTATCTGACCTAAAGATATCGGTTTTGATCGAGTGTCCTGCATTTATGACCTAGAAATATCAATCCTGATCAATTATCCTGCTCTTCTGACCTAGTGATACGAATTCTTTTCAAGCATCCCGTTCACCCGCTAcctaaaagtaaatttttgaTGAGGTGTCCTCAGTAGACGATGATAGCAGCTCCTGAAATGTTAAGAATAGGTAGGAAGTGAAGCTTACCTGTCTACCAGAGCGAGGCAGCGTCTCCACGTTGGTACCGCCGACGACAGGCGCTTTTTCCGGTCCTCCATTCTGCTGGCTGACATTTATGTTGGCATTAACATTCGCGTGCACATTGGCGTTAAGATTGTTCGCATTGTCGGCGACGTTGGTGTTGGTGTTGCCACCACCGGCCACACCGCCGGTACCACCCCCGTATTTTCCTTCCTCGCCCGTCATCGCTCCGACCTCTCACCCTCTCCTCCGCCGTGTCTCTATTCTTCTTCTCAGCGTTTCCACTACCAGCCGCGAAGGTTCCCCTTTTCTTTTCCGTTCACTGGATCACCAATGTCGGTCCGCTGGCCAAAATCCGGATATCTGCTCGAACGAGACGACGAATCGTCGATCAGCAGAAGAAACGGGTCAATCccagagggggggagggggattACAGTGTCGACCCGGCCCGATTCCTAATATCGATAACTTCGGCCGTCCAGCTTCGTCCGACAGAAAAACTTCCTCACCCACGAGCTAACCTCGTTCACGACCGTTACGCGAGACTCATCCTGGAAGCTGTGCGCTATGCGCCAGCCACTGTCCTCTAACCGCGATCCTCTAAATCTAACTCGAACTGCGACTCGCGATTGGGTTTTCGTGTTCCTGTCAATACCGAATATAGATATCTTATCATTCATTCATTGTGTCGATaacattgttgaaatattgtcaagataataataataatgaaaatccCTGTGCGAGAATAACATGTGACAATATGTCGCACAAGTagcatattaaaaataaaagataatcgAATGAAGTGAAAGATAGAGAATGTATACGTACGACAGATTTTCTATCCCATAGAGTGttggattaattaaaatgtgcacgaatttcgttttataaattattatgaaagtATGGAACGAGCCTCTTCGTTCGCCTTaacaatatttgaacaatCCCGTCGACACAGCGTCAAGTATGAATCGGTACGATATTGATAATCGATGGTCACATCCCTACTTCTAACCTCACTCCAAAATCGCCCTAACTTCATTGAAGATTAGACCCCTGAATCGATGTATAAACTAGACTATTAACCCTAGTCGAAGTTAGCATTAAATCTGCGCTAATCGCGCAGTTTATTTAGATACTAAATCATTAgacaatattctatttatcctATATGAACGAACTGATCGAACACGTTATTAAAACTGCACTACTGTTACGCGACAAACTGGAGTACCGTCAAACCCCGCGGATCAATATCGAGATTCGAATCGAAACGATATCGacaaaaatcgagaaaatcgaacCGACGATAGGTTGAAAATGATCGACCATCTTGTGTCACTCTATTAACCCTATTAACACTGGTTGAGCGTACTGTTAGAACTTGATTAGAATTCATCACGTTCTAACTATAGGTAAAATCAGACAAACAGGAAATAGTAAGATTAATACCACgaagtcgaataaaaaaaaacagcttAGAAAACGTCTCCCTAACCTACGAATGCTTTTTGGTTCGAGTGGAACCGCACTTCTATCCACCCTCGAACTTCATTAAATCGAAGATACCGAAGAGAATTACTTTCGTTCTGTTGTAGCCGCTATTTTTAGGCTTCTCGTCGCGCGGCACGGGTGGTATAACGGTAAATGACGAGCCTAGCTCGAGCACATCGGAGCCAGACTTCGCGAAGCACATGCCGATCGAGAAGCGATCAATTACTAGTTTCCACTGGCGATTCAACGACTAGAACCGTGTAGCCGACGTTCGAGTCGACGTCGCGTTTTCCGTACCGCGAATGACATCCGCTTCGGATCGCGGGTTAATTTTAGACCGTCTCACacgccggtctctctctctctctctctctcggaccGTGGCCGACGAAACTGGTGTGTGTAACCAGGACCCCGTGGTGCCTTCGCCGTGGCAAAACGGCAGCCGCGACCGAAACTAGGGGAATTGGTTTTCCGGTGACCGCGAGGAATCATGCACGTAGTATCGTCAGTAGTGGAACCAGGGAAAATCGATTCGGCCGTGCCCGTTTGAGCACTGCGCGCCTCTCAAGTGTACGGAACCGCCGCGATAAAAGTAGTCAACCGCGCGGAACACTCGTTCCGAGACACGGGAATAATGTACACTCGAATATACCCGTGAACAATGGTCGGAGGGGTTCGCTGGAGAAATGGGGGCCCCCGAAGGTGTGACGGGCCGATAccgaaataaatatcgcgaaaAACGGCGCGCACCTTCCCTCCTCCCAGCCTTCGTTAATAGACAGACGAACGTAAATGTCATCTGACAGAAATATATCGTTTTCTGGTCGTCCCCTCGCCGCcggccccccctcccctctcccttcTGTTAAGCGAGGTAAAAGTTGCGTCGCCCGCGGACTAAAACGCGagtgcccccctcccctcgtccgtgtaaaaaaaaacgggAGAATGAGAGATGCGGCGAAACACAGTGAACACGCCTTCTGTGTCGGACCCTGGAACCGACACAATCAATTTGGGAAACGAGAAGCCTTTGAAGCTGTCCTCCCCGTGTCCGTAGCGCAGAACCAAGTGCGAGGCGGGTTGGATCGATGATTTTTATCGAGACCACCGACTAAAAATAATGGGAAACGGCTCCGTACATTAGCGACGGACCGACAAAGAGAGACCCTTTAAATTTCTCCGAACAGGAGACCCACCGTCGCAAGCCAGCCGAGTTCaccgtatatgtatatacttatAGTGGGGACTATACCGGTCTTAAATTTTTTCGAACTAGAAAATGGGTTGTTACAGTCAGCGATGAACACCGCGAGCCCTTTCTCGCCTGTCCGCTTTCGACCCTATCGTCTTCGCGATTCAGTAGAACAAGCACAGACCTATCTTCGAGTCAGACAATCTACTTAACGGCTAACACCGTAATCGAAACCTGATGCACCGAAAAATGACGCGACTAACCGGATAGCTACAGGGTGTCGTGACGATACTTATAGGATTCCCGAATACCAACCACAGGATACCGAGGCActttttccattaaattaGTTCCTTCACTGTCAAATCACACGACGTCCCGTCATTTTTTCTATGTTTGCTCTCGCGCGAACCGAACCATACacatatagaaatatatcggggtatatatgaatatatatgtatgttattCGAAAGGATTTCCGTCCGTCTAAAAAAGTTCCGAGCTTAACGCGACCGCCCTCCTGGAAACTCCGTACGGCTTTGATCGGTTTTATAACATCGATGGCGACGGGTACGCTCGAAGCGACACCTGGCGGTCACGTTCTGGATGCTACCCCCCTCTTTTCAATCGAGCTTCGCCACGATTACCGCCACGCACTGGCTACCTCACGGGCCACGCCAGAAATTCGATCTTTTGTCAATAAAGTACCCCTCGGGGCAACAAATGTTTCGGGAAACTAGGATCCcgcgaaacgcgacgaaaatATTGCTATCGTTCCTTTGCGgctcgatgaaaaaaaaaaaactatttgaatgaaaatcaACCCTTCGCAATTGTATAAATAGTCGAAGTACTTTTCTTCTGCTTCAGGAATAATGTAGATGCATAATCCTGATGTAAATATATTGACACTCGACCATTAAGGGCTTGTAGCTGTTGTAACATTCAAGTTTTATTGCGGGAATTCTCattctgaaaatataaatcgatatTGTCGTGGTCAAGGGTATTTAGAGATTTTTGTACGGCCAGTAGATTGCTTCCCCCTTGCGGTGATAATCTGATATCGATCTATAacttcaaaatataaattgacgctaaaaatctgaaatgcTACAGcttctaaataatttgtataacaaaGTAGAATTTGCAAATGTGGTAAAATTTAcgcaattagaatttttaagatcgccataatatgtttaatacagaaatattttattttcttgttctcAAACAAATCATTACATTggattacttatttattttatgtaatatacaaatttcatggtattaaaataaaaataactaattaattaataagacaTATTCACGTAGCCATGTGTAGAAATCagagtataaattattctggtaatagtctattaattaaatattgttctataaatTTTGTGACACATCtgcttattttataatataatttcgtcgtattcaaaatattaaatgatttttcatcacacttacatatatatatattttggcTTGTTTTTaacagataattaaaataaaaatactatagcGTTGTACGTACATAACTAAAccttaatttctaattaaaaaaatattaagtttattaaatGGAGTACAAAACAGTATGTGATCTAGACTTAAAAGATAAGAAAACAAATCTATCTTTCTAACTGGAATTATGCTGTATATGTGTTATACAcgttgtttatatttattcgcaatTTCTATACTTACAGTATTATGAACATTTTAGCTATTTATACTTACCTTTTGTATATAattcaagtaatattaattagaaataagaaTGTACACAACTAGAGATAGTTATCTTTCGACCGTCCAAGGAGAAAGtcaaataaattgcataaCTGAGCTTGAGAACCTTGGAAAACCCATTATATCTCATTTTGTTATGTACATACTTTTCTCAAATTGAATGCTTCACGATTTCGCTTGAATATTCATTTGCCTACTTTTTGTCAAAGGACCTTGTAGGATTTtacaaagtattataaaaattacacctTAACATCCTGTGACCGACGCGCATGATGAGAATTTTGAGTATGAGAAAAAAGATTCCTTTTAGAAGAGTATGTCTTTTTACATATATGACAAGGATGTCCAAGCCCATAATGGTATCCTTCGTGTTTGTTCTtcatattatcattatatatcatatcaCACATGTTACAAGTATATTGTTCATGTTCGTTCCTAATATGAATTCTTCGAGCATTGGTACTCCCAAAACGTTTATCACATTGATAACAATGTATTGGTACCATGGGATCAAAATGTTCTTGTCGAATATGTTCATCAAATGCTATATAAGAGCTCACTGAGATATTACAGAGCTTACAATCTAGTTCGTAAGGTAAATCAATAAACAGTTTAATTGTCGAAGACTTACACTGATGTTTTCTCCACAGAGTAGCATTAGGAAAAGTTGTATTGCAATATCCACACGTAAATCGTGGACATGACTGATGTTTTAATGTATGGAAATCAAGAGCTTTTCTACTATCAAACAGAGTTCCACAAACACAAATACtttgtttttgtaatttcaaaccatttttaatattttgcccATTATACTTTTTtgtgtttgttttattttcttcttctgcttcatTGAATGACTTAGAAAGAGGCTCAGACAGTTCAGTTGTTGCAAGATTCGCGATAGCAGCATTAGTAACAGAAACATTTTGCGAGTTTTCTTCAATATCAACATCAATATCTTCATCAACATCCtcaattttcaagaaactGTGCTTTTCACTGTACTTGTGTAATTCTAAACTTTCATTGCTTTTCTGTTGTGTTTCGATATCTTTATCGGCCGTATCTATTGTCGATCTATTATCTTTTGCAGAACGTTGCAATTCCTTTTCATCATCTGCCTTTCTATCGACAATTTCATaggaattatttcttttctttattgttatGTTAAGTATTGGTGTAGAATTTGAAAGCATTCTTGTTCGACTACGTCTACCACGTTCTCCTGTATTATCACTCTCTAATTCACAGACTTTCTTATGTACATGCAAAGTGTAGGGATCACGAAACGATCTTCCGCAAGTACAAGTAGTATTATCTTCATCATTTCTCCTACAAAATTCTGTTCTGCTCCTAGAACTTCTTTTATTTGCGTACttattagtaattaaattaaccgaATCGCTTCGAGATTTGTTCTTGAACACGTTGATATTCTTATCAGACGCGCTACGTGAATCATCGTCTCCTTTTGATTTCATAGGCATTGAAGAGTCTTTATgatcaaaattttctttcttttctccacGATCATAATGTCGTTGCAAATGTCTTCTAATATTATGAGGTCTGTAAATCTCAGAACAGATAAGACACTTGTATTTGCAACTAGTGGTGGTATTTTCGTCTACGCAAACAGacatattactattaattatatggaaatttttttttgtctcgCCACGAAGACGATGGTTGTTTACATGTCTTTTAA from Augochlora pura isolate Apur16 chromosome 5, APUR_v2.2.1, whole genome shotgun sequence harbors:
- the LOC144469832 gene encoding uncharacterized protein LOC144469832 — translated: MLRTLSMSSSSTSLVTIVGDELTNQQCKDSNTDETAEFSMEMSSPVAVSIPKVEPCLNESIETNDNLLNTEELSESPISFLKPYKIKDPVILLEKCDKIWETLQLIKNVQGSKGANTLNSISKESEDDEPYVKYQPVVLGDNNATLPHLKLSVKRSRRLYNCTTCGNLYLHKKSLRYHAQVVHGIYMSLDRPRHSISVTTNVNKDKESSTSETEQNNIKKLPLKRSHSRQSKDSSSPGTKLHVNKSNTEPMLNTQSEEKKTNMSTHTKDTLYNDQGVQKVQRKSVPSEELNGKGTSPLSYYKCMLCKRCVKDLRKHFMDYHKIVHTDLMLKKLEQTSIVLQDNKPKNSNNNNSLRNGALTSDKQKFQNSGKRKFNTSDAGHEKRFKVDVSTNKVHNTLSDDKYKCHICSAMYGARHIKRHVNNHRLRGETKKNFHIINSNMSVCVDENTTTSCKYKCLICSEIYRPHNIRRHLQRHYDRGEKKENFDHKDSSMPMKSKGDDDSRSASDKNINVFKNKSRSDSVNLITNKYANKRSSRSRTEFCRRNDEDNTTCTCGRSFRDPYTLHVHKKVCELESDNTGERGRRSRTRMLSNSTPILNITIKKRNNSYEIVDRKADDEKELQRSAKDNRSTIDTADKDIETQQKSNESLELHKYSEKHSFLKIEDVDEDIDVDIEENSQNVSVTNAAIANLATTELSEPLSKSFNEAEEENKTNTKKYNGQNIKNGLKLQKQSICVCGTLFDSRKALDFHTLKHQSCPRFTCGYCNTTFPNATLWRKHQCKSSTIKLFIDLPYELDCKLCNISVSSYIAFDEHIRQEHFDPMVPIHCYQCDKRFGSTNARRIHIRNEHEQYTCNMCDMIYNDNMKNKHEGYHYGLGHPCHICKKTYSSKRNLFSHTQNSHHARRSQDVKV